The Porphyrobacter sp. HT-58-2 genome has a window encoding:
- a CDS encoding retroviral-like aspartic protease family protein, translated as MLARPIVPLLALWAALPAAAESPVPPPDQAAGAAGLVNPAAETLSLDQERHNRLTLPVMVEGVGPFAFMIDTGSQATAVTHEIRTIARLPSAGKAVLVGMASRREVELVDVRRLEFGTNSFTNFSAPVLAREHVGADGIIGLDALQDFRVLIDFRKQTIALEDTDTRKGRSGFEIVVRAHQRLGQLLITDALVEGVRATVIIDTGAQASLGNTALRERIRAKRAEDVITRDVNGVDLVGELAVVRSLSIEGLTMSDVPLTFADTPAFAALGLADEPVISVGMQHLALFDRVAIDFSRQRIMFDLPSDVARALRHARQMGNYRLSF; from the coding sequence ATGCTTGCGCGACCGATCGTTCCGCTTCTCGCTTTGTGGGCTGCACTGCCCGCCGCCGCAGAGAGCCCCGTGCCTCCGCCCGATCAAGCAGCAGGCGCTGCCGGACTGGTCAATCCAGCGGCAGAAACCCTGTCGCTTGACCAGGAACGCCACAACCGCCTTACCCTGCCAGTTATGGTCGAAGGTGTCGGTCCGTTCGCCTTCATGATCGACACCGGCAGTCAGGCTACTGCGGTGACCCATGAGATCCGCACCATCGCTCGCCTGCCTTCAGCCGGCAAGGCAGTTCTGGTCGGCATGGCCAGCCGCCGCGAGGTCGAGCTGGTTGATGTCCGCCGCCTCGAGTTCGGTACCAACAGCTTCACCAATTTCTCCGCCCCCGTGCTTGCCCGCGAACATGTTGGCGCGGACGGCATCATCGGGCTCGACGCGCTGCAGGACTTCCGGGTGCTGATCGATTTCCGCAAGCAGACCATCGCGCTTGAGGATACGGATACGAGAAAAGGCCGCAGCGGGTTCGAGATCGTGGTGCGCGCGCATCAGAGGCTGGGCCAATTGCTCATCACCGATGCTCTAGTGGAAGGCGTCCGCGCAACGGTGATCATCGACACCGGCGCGCAGGCGAGCCTGGGCAATACCGCCTTGCGCGAGCGAATTCGCGCCAAGCGCGCGGAGGATGTGATCACCAGAGACGTCAATGGTGTCGATCTGGTCGGCGAACTTGCCGTGGTGCGCTCCCTTTCGATCGAGGGACTGACGATGAGCGATGTCCCGCTGACCTTTGCCGATACCCCAGCCTTTGCTGCGCTGGGCCTTGCCGACGAACCGGTAATCTCGGTCGGCATGCAGCACCTTGCCCTGTTTGACCGGGTGGCGATCGATTTCAGTCGCCAGCGAATCATGTTCGACCTGCCAAGCGATGTCGCCCGCGCACTTCGTCATGCGCGGCAGATGGGGAACTACCGGCTCTCCTTCTAG